The Mucilaginibacter yixingensis genome window below encodes:
- a CDS encoding ATP-binding protein, with protein sequence MTTAAKIRLWLALLCAAFLLTGIIVQWTFTPKVDLTQTAAILEKNLHGKESYVKQLTDKDHIDRLKRLASDNKDAVDFIEDVTLDNRILAYTYVNNQLTFWSSVKVMPKATGYKEGAQFIRLSNGYYEVIKKTDGSFSSLFFIPVKVIYPFENRYLRNNIDRDLLNDDNIDIADFADKAIYDIHNIDGKYIFSIELKPNSVNLRYYDLQITLWLLSFLTLCVLVHNFCNLIARRIGVGAAVAALLLFLGLVRFINLYYGWPVVSHFQLFSPQLYHYNAIFPSLGDFGLNIFAACWLASFLYHNRHRLLKNPLPQRASYVVMVVYSLVLIALATLLLRLFYSLVLNTNISFDVTNVFNLSGSSFIGVLILCFGFMLYYLLNDTFLVLARRLDIPASHKVLILLGFMCAATFYTILQRDTSLFYILVGVFTAIRVFPIWYGDGKLTPAAFLGLLATCSLISAIKLNHFQELKEHNVRKALVQKLVVADDPDADISFRNIEKQITNDPFLLKYFRDSSRNNQYLKTRFQKLYFDGYLSKYDFQIYAFDDKGQLLTGDKSYDLNVFKDLVAYSSLKVSNYFYRETEAFGFQRYFAILPIFQQDNYRGTIVVWLQAKPLVSNLSFPELLVPGDVKNNDDYANYSYAYYDDGHLVNKAGTYAYNLRNYDLTGLPKRYLFKQNKADNYKWYKPFEHYSHLIYELNSRNVIIVTHQEDPLAQSVTSLTFFFVTLLAFSMIIIFITWSWARIRIFNIKNQRIRLSFRINLDKILYRSRIQFSVIITVVITLLLVGAITFQTISTQYREQQDDMIREKLRRIAEVFENGLQKNLYTTTQAGSVKFNEFADTYNADLTLYNLDGVVLLTTQPKLYDYSILMRKMNARAYITMRRMQRSEFLNDEKLGTLDYKSAYIPIKNIKQQTIAFLQLPYFANATDHNNRIGSLLNAMINIYALVFIAIGLVAVIIARQITSPLTFIQYNLSKTIYGRKNEPIVWHRDDEIGALVKEYNKMIAELENSAAKLAQSERESAWREMAKQVAHEIKNPLTPLKLGLQLLDKAWKDKDPKFDQKFERFSKSFVEQIESLSSIASEFSAFAKMPDTRIEQLNIFEMINQAVIIFRQMDNITIDYQPGTDFIISADRDQLLRCFNNLLKNAIEAVPQDRAGHIRITHKTNGQNTLIMLADNGNGIPEHLRERIFEPNFTTKSSGTGLGLAFVKNSIENAGGKIWFETEIGKGTTFYLSLTGV encoded by the coding sequence TTGACCACTGCCGCTAAAATCCGTTTATGGCTTGCCTTGCTGTGTGCAGCCTTCCTGTTAACAGGAATTATTGTACAATGGACATTTACGCCCAAAGTTGATCTGACCCAAACAGCCGCCATCCTTGAAAAAAATCTGCACGGCAAAGAAAGTTACGTTAAACAGCTTACCGATAAAGATCATATAGACCGGCTGAAACGCTTGGCTTCTGATAATAAAGACGCAGTAGATTTTATTGAAGATGTAACGCTGGACAACCGCATACTTGCCTATACCTACGTAAATAACCAGTTAACGTTCTGGAGCTCGGTCAAGGTGATGCCCAAGGCAACCGGATATAAAGAGGGGGCACAGTTTATCAGGCTTAGTAATGGTTATTATGAGGTAATTAAGAAAACGGATGGCAGTTTTTCGTCGTTATTCTTCATCCCTGTAAAAGTTATTTACCCGTTTGAGAACCGGTACCTGCGTAATAACATTGATCGTGACCTACTGAATGATGACAATATTGACATAGCCGATTTTGCAGATAAAGCCATCTATGATATTCATAACATTGATGGTAAGTATATCTTCTCTATCGAGTTAAAGCCCAATTCTGTCAACCTTCGTTACTATGATCTGCAGATTACCCTTTGGTTGCTTAGTTTCCTTACGCTTTGCGTACTGGTGCACAACTTTTGTAACCTGATAGCACGCCGCATTGGCGTTGGTGCGGCGGTGGCGGCATTATTGCTGTTTTTGGGCTTGGTGCGGTTTATTAACCTGTATTATGGCTGGCCGGTGGTTAGTCACTTTCAGTTATTTAGTCCGCAGCTTTATCATTATAACGCCATCTTCCCCTCTCTGGGCGATTTTGGCCTGAACATTTTTGCGGCCTGCTGGCTGGCATCGTTCCTGTACCATAACCGGCACCGGCTGCTTAAAAACCCGCTGCCGCAACGGGCCAGCTACGTTGTAATGGTAGTTTACTCTCTGGTGCTTATTGCACTGGCTACCCTGTTGCTGCGTTTGTTCTACTCGCTGGTGCTCAACACCAACATCAGTTTTGATGTAACCAACGTATTTAACTTATCGGGCTCCAGTTTTATAGGCGTGCTGATACTCTGTTTCGGCTTTATGCTGTACTACCTGCTTAATGATACCTTTTTGGTGCTGGCCCGCCGGTTAGATATTCCGGCCTCGCACAAGGTGCTCATTCTGCTTGGATTTATGTGTGCGGCTACCTTCTATACCATTCTCCAACGCGATACCAGTTTGTTTTATATACTGGTTGGTGTGTTTACGGCCATCAGGGTGTTCCCTATCTGGTATGGCGATGGTAAACTTACGCCGGCAGCTTTCCTGGGTTTGCTGGCCACCTGCTCGCTTATCTCGGCCATCAAGCTCAATCATTTTCAGGAACTGAAGGAGCATAACGTACGCAAAGCACTCGTACAAAAACTGGTGGTTGCAGATGACCCGGATGCTGATATCAGTTTCCGAAATATTGAAAAACAGATCACTAATGATCCATTTTTACTAAAATATTTCCGCGATTCATCGCGCAATAACCAATACCTCAAAACACGTTTCCAGAAACTATACTTTGACGGGTACCTGTCTAAATACGATTTCCAGATCTATGCATTTGACGACAAGGGGCAACTTTTAACCGGCGACAAAAGCTATGACCTGAACGTATTTAAAGATCTGGTGGCTTACAGTTCGCTTAAAGTATCCAACTATTTTTATCGTGAAACTGAGGCTTTCGGCTTTCAGCGCTATTTTGCCATTCTGCCTATTTTTCAGCAAGATAATTACCGCGGAACTATTGTAGTATGGTTGCAGGCCAAACCGCTGGTAAGCAATCTGTCGTTCCCCGAGTTGCTGGTGCCGGGCGATGTAAAAAACAACGACGATTATGCCAACTACTCCTATGCCTATTATGATGATGGACACCTGGTAAACAAGGCTGGCACTTATGCCTACAATCTACGCAATTATGACCTTACCGGCCTGCCCAAAAGGTATCTGTTTAAGCAAAACAAGGCCGATAACTATAAGTGGTACAAGCCATTTGAGCATTACAGCCACCTGATCTATGAGCTTAACTCGCGCAATGTAATTATTGTAACCCATCAGGAAGATCCGCTGGCGCAGAGTGTAACCTCGCTTACCTTCTTCTTTGTTACGTTGCTGGCTTTCAGCATGATTATCATCTTCATTACCTGGTCATGGGCACGCATCAGGATTTTTAACATTAAAAATCAGCGCATCAGGCTCAGCTTCAGGATCAATCTGGATAAGATCCTGTACCGCAGCCGCATTCAGTTTTCGGTTATCATAACGGTGGTAATTACGTTGTTACTGGTAGGCGCTATTACCTTCCAGACCATTAGTACGCAATACCGTGAGCAGCAGGACGATATGATTCGCGAGAAGTTGCGCCGCATTGCCGAGGTGTTTGAAAATGGTCTGCAAAAAAACCTGTATACCACCACACAAGCCGGCTCTGTTAAGTTCAACGAGTTTGCCGATACTTACAACGCCGATCTTACCCTTTACAACCTGGACGGCGTAGTGCTACTAACCACCCAGCCCAAGCTGTACGATTACTCTATACTGATGCGCAAAATGAATGCGCGGGCATACATCACCATGCGCAGAATGCAACGGTCTGAATTTTTGAACGATGAAAAACTGGGCACACTGGATTATAAATCGGCCTATATACCTATCAAAAACATTAAACAGCAAACCATTGCCTTTTTGCAGCTGCCGTACTTTGCCAATGCTACAGATCATAATAACCGCATTGGTTCGCTGCTTAACGCCATGATAAATATTTATGCGCTGGTATTTATTGCCATTGGTTTGGTGGCCGTTATTATAGCCCGGCAGATTACGTCGCCGCTTACGTTTATTCAGTATAACCTTAGTAAAACCATTTACGGCCGCAAGAACGAGCCGATTGTTTGGCACCGCGATGACGAGATTGGCGCCCTGGTAAAAGAGTATAACAAGATGATTGCCGAACTGGAAAACAGCGCGGCCAAGCTGGCACAATCCGAAAGGGAAAGCGCGTGGCGCGAGATGGCTAAACAGGTAGCGCATGAGATTAAAAACCCGCTAACTCCACTTAAACTAGGGCTGCAACTGCTGGACAAAGCCTGGAAAGATAAAGACCCCAAATTTGATCAGAAGTTTGAGCGTTTCAGCAAATCATTTGTGGAACAGATAGAAAGCCTGTCGTCCATCGCGTCGGAGTTCTCTGCCTTTGCCAAGATGCCCGATACGCGCATAGAGCAACTGAACATTTTTGAGATGATTAACCAGGCGGTGATCATCTTCAGGCAGATGGATAACATTACCATTGATTATCAGCCCGGCACCGATTTCATTATCAGCGCCGACCGTGATCAGTTACTGCGCTGCTTTAACAACTTGCTCAAAAACGCCATTGAGGCCGTACCGCAAGATCGTGCAGGCCACATCAGGATCACCCATAAAACCAACGGACAGAACACGCTGATTATGCTGGCTGATAACGGCAACGGCATCCCCGAGCATCTGCGCGAACGCATCTTCGAACCCAACTTTACCACCAAAAGTTCGGGCACCGGTCTGGGGCTGGCCTTTGTTAAAAACTCTATAGAGAACGCCGGTGGCAAGATCTGGTTTGAAACCGAGATTGGCAAAGGGACTACGTTCTATCTGAGCCTGACAGGGGTATAA
- a CDS encoding MFS transporter, with protein MERLKNSRWFALIIVLTAPFLSLMDVFIVNIAIPAIKKGIGASDAELQIVIAGYLLGYAAFLITGGRFGDHFGRKKIFLWGMALFTLASAWCGLSHSAIELNIARFLQGASASFMVPQTISYIQLLFTEPEDRAKAIGTFGLVLGLASMAGQFLGGFFTYEHFAIAGWRLIFFINVPVGIIALTLGGIFIQETPMDKSARFDVSGAVILTLALFALIIPIIQGRELGWPLWCILGLALSAVLFGLFVFDQKNKLKNRNALLVNFSLFKIKDLNIGLLCVLFCYMVYNSYLLISTLILQNGYHFNALLTGCMFVMFGVGFSFSSFFAMRLVTRIGKTVLQVGTVMMMVSIGLQIFLFQAEAISPQVVFLLILLHGLSAGWVMPPILNVTLKSVPHHFAGAASGLYATVQQAAGALGVSIIGGVFFNKLSERKAMPDYHLAFRYAAGLEFLMLVVLFILLIFIPGGKTSAQHISE; from the coding sequence ATGGAACGCTTAAAAAATTCGCGCTGGTTTGCACTTATCATCGTATTAACAGCCCCATTCTTATCGCTGATGGATGTTTTCATTGTCAATATTGCTATACCTGCCATTAAAAAAGGAATTGGCGCAAGTGATGCCGAGTTACAGATAGTTATTGCCGGATACCTGCTGGGTTATGCCGCTTTTCTGATTACTGGTGGCCGCTTTGGCGATCATTTTGGGCGCAAAAAGATATTTCTGTGGGGGATGGCTTTATTTACCCTGGCTTCAGCCTGGTGCGGTTTATCTCATTCTGCTATCGAGCTGAACATTGCGCGTTTTCTGCAAGGCGCAAGTGCGTCGTTTATGGTCCCTCAAACCATCTCCTATATCCAGTTGCTGTTTACCGAGCCTGAAGACCGGGCCAAAGCCATAGGCACTTTTGGTTTGGTTTTAGGACTAGCCAGCATGGCCGGCCAGTTTCTGGGAGGCTTTTTTACTTATGAGCATTTTGCCATTGCCGGCTGGCGCCTCATCTTTTTTATTAATGTGCCGGTAGGAATAATTGCCTTGACTTTGGGCGGTATTTTTATTCAGGAAACTCCTATGGATAAATCTGCCAGGTTTGATGTTAGCGGAGCCGTTATCCTTACCCTGGCGCTTTTTGCCTTAATTATCCCCATTATACAGGGCCGCGAGTTGGGCTGGCCGTTGTGGTGTATATTGGGGCTGGCGCTGTCGGCTGTACTCTTTGGCCTGTTTGTGTTCGATCAAAAGAATAAGCTGAAAAACCGTAACGCATTGCTCGTTAACTTCAGTTTATTCAAAATCAAAGATTTGAACATCGGTCTTCTCTGCGTGCTGTTTTGCTACATGGTTTACAATTCATATCTGCTCATCAGCACGCTGATTTTGCAAAACGGGTATCATTTTAATGCTTTGCTAACCGGCTGTATGTTTGTAATGTTCGGCGTTGGCTTTTCGTTCTCATCCTTTTTTGCCATGCGATTGGTTACCAGGATTGGCAAGACGGTGTTGCAGGTTGGCACCGTTATGATGATGGTGTCTATAGGCCTGCAGATCTTCCTGTTTCAGGCCGAGGCAATCAGTCCGCAGGTGGTATTCCTGCTCATCTTGTTGCATGGTTTGAGCGCAGGCTGGGTAATGCCACCGATATTGAATGTAACCCTTAAAAGCGTACCACATCATTTTGCCGGTGCTGCCTCTGGTTTATATGCTACCGTGCAGCAGGCCGCAGGCGCCTTGGGCGTTAGTATTATTGGCGGAGTGTTCTTCAATAAATTATCGGAGAGGAAAGCAATGCCAGACTATCATCTGGCCTTCCGCTATGCCGCTGGACTGGAGTTTTTGATGCTGGTAGTCCTTTTTATTCTATTAATTTTTATCCCCGGCGGTAAAACATCTGCGCAGCATATTTCAGAATAA
- a CDS encoding ABC transporter substrate-binding protein codes for MIRRLRHIKYCFYLLLLGILLSACNGDDNASGKTIFNINLDEGLTSMDPAFARNQNALWIDNQLYNGLVQIDDSLITRPCIAKSWEADAAGTLYTFHLRNDVYFHDDPLFPGGKGRKVVAADVVYSLSRLIDPKVASSGSWIFSDKVHGKQDFIAVNDTTFQIRLKQPFPPLLSMLTAQYCSIVPHEVVDHWGKDFRSHPVGTGPFQFKYWKEGEVLALIKNPHYFERDAQGNRLPYLDAIRSTFIADKQTGFMEFIKGKLDFYNDIDGSYRDDILTKSGRVTSKYKGKFILNSRPYLNTLYMGMLVDTTLSIVRSSPLKNKKVRQAINYAIDRQKMVKYLRNSLGTPGNAGFIPKGMPGFDSTAVKGYPYNPEKARQLLAEAGYPDGHNMPEIVLHTTVGYRHLIEYVQGELSRVGINARVEVVQGSSLRELVAKNSVNFFYGTWIADYPDGENYLSVFYSKNKIPYGPNYTGFNNKQFDALFERAYQLKDTAARYAVYRQMDNVIMQESPVVVLYYDKLVNLYQNNISGFSNNAQNLLILKRVVKRNRN; via the coding sequence ATGATCCGCCGGCTCCGCCATATAAAGTATTGCTTTTACCTGCTGTTGCTCGGTATACTGTTGTCTGCCTGTAACGGAGATGATAATGCGTCTGGCAAAACCATCTTCAACATCAATTTGGATGAGGGCCTTACCTCTATGGATCCGGCCTTTGCCCGTAACCAAAACGCCCTGTGGATTGATAACCAGCTCTACAACGGACTGGTGCAGATAGACGATAGCCTGATTACCCGCCCCTGCATTGCCAAAAGCTGGGAGGCTGATGCCGCAGGCACGCTTTATACTTTCCATCTGCGTAATGATGTTTATTTTCACGATGATCCGCTGTTTCCGGGAGGTAAAGGGCGCAAAGTGGTAGCGGCAGACGTGGTTTATAGTCTGAGCCGTTTGATTGACCCTAAAGTAGCCTCGTCTGGCTCATGGATCTTTAGCGACAAGGTGCACGGCAAGCAGGATTTTATTGCGGTGAATGACACTACTTTTCAGATCAGGCTAAAGCAGCCTTTCCCGCCGTTGCTCAGCATGCTTACCGCACAGTATTGCTCGATAGTACCACATGAGGTGGTTGATCATTGGGGGAAAGATTTTCGTAGCCACCCGGTAGGTACCGGGCCGTTCCAGTTTAAGTATTGGAAGGAAGGAGAGGTGCTGGCGCTGATTAAAAACCCACACTATTTTGAACGCGACGCACAGGGCAATCGCCTGCCATATTTGGATGCCATCCGCAGCACATTTATTGCCGATAAGCAAACCGGCTTTATGGAATTTATTAAAGGCAAGCTTGATTTTTATAACGATATAGATGGCAGCTACCGCGATGATATTCTGACCAAATCTGGCCGCGTAACCAGTAAATACAAGGGGAAGTTTATTCTGAACAGTCGGCCGTATCTTAATACGTTGTATATGGGTATGCTGGTAGATACCACCTTATCCATTGTGCGGTCATCACCCTTAAAAAATAAAAAAGTGCGGCAGGCTATTAACTATGCTATAGACAGGCAAAAGATGGTGAAATACCTGCGCAACAGTTTGGGCACGCCGGGCAATGCTGGCTTTATACCCAAGGGCATGCCTGGGTTTGATAGCACGGCGGTGAAAGGCTATCCTTATAATCCTGAAAAAGCAAGGCAGCTACTGGCCGAGGCCGGTTATCCCGACGGGCATAACATGCCCGAAATTGTGTTGCATACCACCGTAGGTTATCGCCATTTAATAGAATATGTACAGGGTGAGTTAAGCAGGGTGGGCATCAATGCCCGGGTAGAGGTGGTGCAGGGTTCCAGTCTGCGCGAACTGGTAGCCAAAAACAGCGTTAACTTTTTCTATGGCACCTGGATAGCCGATTATCCTGACGGCGAGAATTACCTGTCTGTATTCTACTCAAAAAATAAAATTCCTTACGGACCTAACTACACGGGCTTTAACAATAAGCAGTTTGATGCCCTGTTTGAGCGGGCCTATCAGCTAAAAGATACCGCCGCCCGCTACGCTGTTTACCGGCAAATGGACAATGTAATTATGCAGGAATCACCGGTAGTGGTGCTGTATTATGATAAGCTGGTTAACCTGTATCAAAACAATATCAGCGGCTTTAGCAACAACGCCCAGAATTTGCTGATTCTGAAAAGAGTGGTTAAGAGAAATAGAAATTAA
- a CDS encoding alginate lyase family protein → MKRIFFLLCLAATTMYADAQVVSLNKAELQKLKKLTATDTSAQKRYAEWKRAADAALNDQPNPIDTIHTEGRLQGDPKKIASWEAFKDLHKMYALALVYRVDGGKNYLDKATTFLLAWADKNKPNGDPIDDTNLDPAVEAYDLIKNDLNATDKTKISAWLSATAQMEINKLRARSGTASNNWHSHRLKEVGEIGFAIGDQKFQQWAIDGLQQQIATNLLPDGQSFDFKERDALHYHTYDLEPMLTLAIILKRATGVDYYNYVSPAQTSVKKSVEWFLPFVEGAKTHPEFVNSRVEFDKKRARNGEKGYIAGTLFEPKNGLGVLYLLTYFSPDAINIIQKVSGTTENYPNWQLVLNQVRL, encoded by the coding sequence ATGAAACGTATTTTCTTTTTGTTGTGCCTCGCGGCGACAACCATGTATGCCGACGCCCAGGTGGTAAGCTTGAATAAAGCCGAGCTGCAAAAACTTAAAAAGCTCACAGCAACAGATACCTCGGCTCAAAAGCGATATGCCGAATGGAAACGTGCGGCAGATGCCGCCTTAAACGATCAGCCTAACCCCATAGATACCATCCACACCGAAGGCCGCTTGCAGGGCGATCCGAAAAAAATTGCGTCGTGGGAAGCATTTAAAGACCTGCACAAAATGTATGCGCTCGCGCTGGTGTACCGCGTTGATGGCGGCAAAAACTACCTCGACAAGGCCACAACATTTTTACTGGCCTGGGCCGATAAAAACAAACCCAATGGCGATCCTATTGATGATACCAACCTCGATCCGGCCGTTGAGGCATATGATCTGATTAAAAACGATCTGAATGCCACAGATAAAACAAAGATCAGCGCATGGCTCTCCGCAACTGCCCAGATGGAAATTAACAAATTACGTGCCCGCAGTGGTACGGCCAGCAACAACTGGCATTCGCACCGTTTAAAGGAGGTGGGCGAGATTGGATTTGCCATTGGCGATCAGAAATTTCAGCAATGGGCCATAGATGGGTTGCAGCAGCAAATAGCCACTAACCTGTTGCCTGACGGCCAGAGCTTTGATTTTAAGGAGCGTGATGCCCTGCACTATCATACATATGACTTGGAGCCGATGTTAACGCTGGCCATCATTTTGAAGCGGGCTACCGGTGTTGATTATTATAACTACGTATCGCCGGCGCAAACCTCTGTCAAAAAATCGGTAGAGTGGTTTTTGCCATTTGTAGAGGGCGCTAAAACTCACCCTGAATTTGTAAACAGCCGCGTTGAGTTTGATAAAAAACGCGCCCGAAATGGCGAGAAAGGTTATATAGCTGGTACGCTTTTCGAGCCTAAAAATGGCTTGGGTGTATTATATCTGCTTACCTATTTCTCGCCGGATGCGATAAACATCATCCAGAAAGTTAGCGGAACTACCGAGAACTACCCCAACTGGCAGTTAGTGCTGAATCAGGTGAGGTTGTAG
- a CDS encoding glycoside hydrolase family 10 protein — MPLIRLLITTFIISVFCLNMQAQPLPDGAPHIASKREFRGVWVATVGNIDWPSTSHLPVDRQKKELTDLLEFDRRMGINAVMFQVRPAADAFYIKGKEPWSKWLNGRQGQAPDPLYDPLEMAITEAHKRGIELHAWFNPYRASLDGNFKALAPQHITNIHPDWFFIYGGIKLFNPGIPEVREYIVKVILNVVDNYDIDGVHMDDYFYPYRIAGQKLNDAETFKTYGGDFTNIDDWRRDNVDKLIKMLGDSIHKHKPTMKFGISPMGIWANKSQNPEGSDTHGGDSYYELYADSRKWVKEGWVDYINPQLYWPFKYRLAAFETLLDWWSNNTFGRHLYIGQAAYRVNEIASPGFKMPSQIPDQVKYLRNNPRVQGSVYFSQKSLQNNPLGVSDSLRDNYYHLPALPPVMLWLDSIPPNQPLALQGVAGINKVTLTWTKPEPARDNEPVYGYVVYRFTGDEQVDTDNPANIISIQYNTDTIAEDNHVEKGKKYIYVVTALDRLKNESDHSEPVTVTVR; from the coding sequence ATGCCGTTAATACGACTGTTAATTACCACCTTCATCATATCTGTTTTTTGTTTAAATATGCAGGCCCAGCCCCTGCCTGATGGTGCGCCCCACATAGCCTCAAAACGCGAGTTTAGAGGTGTTTGGGTGGCTACCGTGGGTAATATTGACTGGCCCAGCACATCGCACCTGCCGGTTGACAGACAGAAAAAAGAACTGACTGACTTGCTGGAGTTTGACCGCCGTATGGGCATTAACGCCGTCATGTTTCAGGTGCGCCCCGCTGCCGATGCTTTTTATATAAAAGGCAAAGAACCATGGTCTAAATGGCTGAATGGCCGCCAGGGGCAGGCCCCAGATCCACTGTATGATCCGTTGGAAATGGCTATTACCGAGGCGCATAAGCGTGGTATTGAACTGCACGCCTGGTTTAACCCCTACCGCGCCAGTTTAGATGGCAACTTTAAGGCACTGGCCCCCCAACATATCACCAACATTCATCCTGATTGGTTTTTTATTTATGGTGGAATCAAGCTGTTTAACCCGGGCATTCCTGAAGTGCGCGAGTACATTGTTAAGGTGATACTGAACGTGGTTGATAACTACGATATTGATGGCGTGCACATGGACGATTATTTTTATCCATACCGCATAGCCGGTCAGAAACTTAACGACGCCGAGACCTTTAAAACATACGGCGGCGACTTTACCAATATTGACGACTGGCGCCGCGATAACGTAGATAAGCTGATTAAGATGCTGGGCGACAGCATACACAAACACAAGCCAACGATGAAGTTTGGTATTAGTCCGATGGGGATTTGGGCCAACAAAAGCCAAAACCCCGAGGGCTCTGACACCCACGGTGGAGACTCTTATTATGAATTGTATGCCGATTCGCGTAAATGGGTAAAAGAAGGCTGGGTTGATTACATTAATCCGCAACTGTACTGGCCATTCAAATACCGCCTGGCAGCGTTTGAAACCTTGCTGGATTGGTGGAGCAACAACACCTTTGGCAGGCACCTGTACATCGGTCAGGCGGCCTACCGGGTGAACGAGATTGCATCGCCGGGCTTTAAAATGCCATCGCAGATACCAGATCAGGTAAAATACCTGCGCAATAATCCACGCGTGCAGGGCAGCGTATACTTTAGCCAGAAATCGTTACAAAACAATCCGCTGGGCGTAAGCGATTCGCTACGCGATAACTATTACCATTTACCGGCCCTGCCACCGGTAATGCTTTGGCTTGATTCTATACCACCTAACCAGCCGCTGGCTTTGCAGGGCGTGGCAGGCATCAACAAGGTTACGCTCACCTGGACCAAACCAGAACCGGCCCGAGACAACGAGCCGGTGTACGGCTACGTAGTATATCGCTTTACCGGCGATGAGCAGGTAGATACAGATAACCCAGCCAACATCATCAGCATACAATACAATACCGATACCATTGCCGAGGATAACCATGTAGAGAAAGGCAAAAAGTACATCTACGTAGTGACAGCTTTAGACAGATTGAAGAATGAGAGCGATCACTCCGAACCGGTGACGGTGACAGTACGCTGA
- a CDS encoding lysozyme inhibitor LprI family protein produces MKKFLILLCLIMFVKVAFCQNDGPKQVTPQMLQTIKANIEKEVTVLKQRKGKDKNADELAFMADTFRIEQTFRKTSAIDYSTAGMREGTNVRREGYDKLLNTYYNKLLKLLKPADKAILINAQRSWITYRDNEAKLIYKLSEDEYSGGGTIQQLISAGDYADLTVQRAIAIFQYYDSVINK; encoded by the coding sequence ATGAAGAAATTTTTGATCCTGCTTTGCTTAATAATGTTCGTTAAAGTGGCCTTCTGTCAAAATGATGGCCCCAAACAGGTGACACCGCAAATGCTGCAGACCATTAAGGCTAATATAGAAAAGGAAGTAACCGTGCTCAAGCAGCGGAAAGGAAAAGACAAGAACGCTGATGAACTAGCGTTTATGGCTGATACTTTCAGGATTGAGCAAACTTTTAGGAAAACCTCGGCTATAGATTACTCCACTGCCGGTATGCGGGAAGGCACAAACGTACGCAGAGAAGGTTATGATAAACTGTTGAATACCTATTACAACAAGTTGCTCAAACTACTTAAACCTGCGGATAAAGCCATACTGATAAATGCCCAGCGCTCGTGGATTACCTATCGGGATAACGAAGCAAAGCTCATCTACAAATTGAGTGAAGATGAATACAGCGGCGGAGGAACTATACAGCAATTGATCTCTGCCGGCGATTATGCCGATCTTACTGTTCAGCGTGCTATCGCCATTTTTCAATATTACGATAGTGTTATAAATAAATAG
- a CDS encoding DUF58 domain-containing protein, with protein sequence MLSSNQEIRHLANLELLARQVVEGFITGLHQSPFHGFSVEFAEHRLYNNGESVKNIDWKLFARTDKLFVKQFEEETNLRSYLLLDTSSSMNFPDKGMSKLEFSVYAIASLMYLFKKQRDAFGLCLFSDKIDQLTAARSTTSHLFYLFAELEKAWQRPRANTLTNISDVLHHIAEEVHQRSLIILFSDMLENNLNADKMQSLFAAIQHLKYKKHEVVIFNVSDKKREVDFDFDNRPHHFIDIESGEEIKVHPSRIRETYRNTIDGYRRELELKCAQYKIDLVDANIHDGYNQILKAYLVKRAAMG encoded by the coding sequence ATGTTAAGCAGCAATCAGGAAATACGGCATCTGGCTAACTTGGAATTGCTGGCGCGGCAGGTGGTAGAAGGCTTTATTACCGGTTTGCATCAGAGTCCGTTCCATGGGTTTTCGGTAGAGTTTGCCGAGCACCGGTTGTATAACAATGGCGAGTCTGTCAAAAATATCGACTGGAAGTTGTTTGCCCGTACTGATAAGTTGTTTGTAAAACAGTTTGAAGAGGAAACCAACCTGCGCAGTTATTTGCTGCTGGATACCTCGTCGTCCATGAACTTTCCTGATAAGGGCATGAGCAAACTGGAGTTTTCGGTTTATGCTATCGCCTCGCTCATGTACCTGTTTAAAAAGCAACGTGACGCTTTCGGGCTTTGTTTGTTTTCAGACAAGATAGATCAGCTTACTGCCGCACGCTCCACCACATCGCACTTGTTTTACCTGTTTGCCGAGTTGGAGAAAGCATGGCAGCGGCCACGCGCTAACACGCTCACCAACATTAGCGATGTGCTGCATCATATAGCCGAGGAGGTGCACCAGCGTAGCCTGATCATCCTGTTTAGCGATATGCTGGAGAATAACCTGAATGCCGATAAAATGCAATCGCTTTTTGCGGCCATTCAGCACCTGAAATATAAAAAACATGAAGTGGTGATTTTTAACGTGAGCGATAAAAAGCGCGAGGTTGATTTTGATTTCGATAACCGTCCGCACCATTTTATCGATATAGAAAGCGGTGAGGAAATCAAAGTACATCCCAGTCGTATCCGCGAAACTTATCGTAACACCATTGATGGCTATCGCCGCGAGTTAGAACTGAAATGCGCCCAATATAAAATCGATCTGGTTGATGCCAATATTCACGATGGGTATAACCAGATCCTTAAAGCCTACCTGGTAAAACGGGCGGCCATGGGCTAA